GGACCGGGGCTATTCCCGCGGGGGATATTCCGGTGAAAACGACGCTTGCTGCGATGGATGCGGCGGGGGTGGATCATGCGCTGCTGTCGGCCTGGTGTGCGCCGGAGGGGGTGCTCATCTCCAATGACGAGGTGGCCGGGTGGGTCGCCGAAGCGCCGGATCGGTTTTCGGGCATTGCCTCGGTGGATTTGCGGCGGCCGATGGAGGCGGTGCGTGAGCTGCGGCGTTGTGTGCGGGATCAGGGGTTCAAAGCCTTGCGGGTGTTGCCGTGGCTGTGGGAAGTGCCGCCTACCGATGCCCGGTTCTATCCGCTCTATGCCGCGTGCGTCGATCTCGGTATCCCCTTTTGCACCCAGGTCGGCCATACCGGGCCGCTGCGGCCCTCGGAGACCGGCCGGCCGATTCCCTATATCGACCGGATCGCGCTGGATTTCCCCGAGTTGACCATCGTGTGCGGTCACGTCGGTTACCCGTGGACCGAGGAGATGATCGCGGTCGCGCGCAAGCATCCCGGCGTGGTCATCGACACCTCCGCCTACACCACCAAACGGCTACCGCCGGAACTGGTCTCGTATCTGAAGACTCGCAGTGGCCGGCGCAAGGTGTTGTTCGGCACGAACTTCCCGATGATCTTCCCCGAGCACGCGCTGGCCGGGCTGGACGAGCTGGGTCTCGACGACGAGACCCGAGCCCTGTACCTCGACGGCAATGCCCGCCGCGTGTTCGCGCTGCCCGAGAGCTGAGCGCACTACTTCAAACCCGAACGCACGAACGCGTTCACGATGTGGCGCTGCAGAACCAGATAGAGCAGCAGCACCGGCAGGCAGGCCAGGCCCGCGACCGCCATGAGCGGGCCCCATTGGTCGCCCTCGGTGCCCATGAAGCTGCGCAGGCCCAGTTGCAGCACCGCATTGGAGCGGCGCAGCACCACGGCGGGCCAGAAGTATTCGTTCCAGGCGTTGATGAACAGCAGAATCCCCAACGCCGCCAACGCCGGTCGCAGATTCGGCACCACCACCGTCCACAGGATCGACCAGGACGAGCGGCCGTCGATGCGGGCCGCGGCGACCAGTTCCTTCGGGAAAGCGGCCAGATGCTGGCGCAGCAGCAGCACCGCCAGCGCCGAGCACAGTGTCGGCAGCACCGTGCCGATCAGGGTGTCTAGCAGGCCGAGGCGAGTCAGCAGAATGTAGTTGGGCAGCATGCTGACCTGGAAGGGCACCAGCCAGGTGCCGACGAAAGCCAGATACAGCAGCCGTTGAAAACGAAAGGTGTACAGCCCGAACGCATACGCCGCCAGCAGCGCGATCAGCAGCTGACCCGCCGCCGAAAGCGTCGCCACCACAAAGGTATTGACGATCAAGCGGGGAATGTTCAGTTCGTGCGCGGCGAGGGAGAAGTTCGACAGTGACAGCGGCCACGGCAGCGGGGACAGCGACGTGACGTCCTCCGGGCGGCGCAGCGCGGTGGCGAACAGCCAGTAGATGGGGAACACGCACACGACGGCCGTGCCCGCCA
This sequence is a window from Nocardia yunnanensis. Protein-coding genes within it:
- a CDS encoding amidohydrolase family protein, which translates into the protein MTVDAWAQHPTARFLAHEMFDSLRRWTGAIPAGDIPVKTTLAAMDAAGVDHALLSAWCAPEGVLISNDEVAGWVAEAPDRFSGIASVDLRRPMEAVRELRRCVRDQGFKALRVLPWLWEVPPTDARFYPLYAACVDLGIPFCTQVGHTGPLRPSETGRPIPYIDRIALDFPELTIVCGHVGYPWTEEMIAVARKHPGVVIDTSAYTTKRLPPELVSYLKTRSGRRKVLFGTNFPMIFPEHALAGLDELGLDDETRALYLDGNARRVFALPES
- a CDS encoding carbohydrate ABC transporter permease, translated to MTEPSITDASVPDRLRAAGGHVLLAGTAVVCVFPIYWLFATALRRPEDVTSLSPLPWPLSLSNFSLAAHELNIPRLIVNTFVVATLSAAGQLLIALLAAYAFGLYTFRFQRLLYLAFVGTWLVPFQVSMLPNYILLTRLGLLDTLIGTVLPTLCSALAVLLLRQHLAAFPKELVAAARIDGRSSWSILWTVVVPNLRPALAALGILLFINAWNEYFWPAVVLRRSNAVLQLGLRSFMGTEGDQWGPLMAVAGLACLPVLLLYLVLQRHIVNAFVRSGLK